The following are encoded together in the Flavobacteriales bacterium genome:
- a CDS encoding tetratricopeptide repeat protein, with product MKLIRDKVERLRKLRAPLLERRGWGRSFFLLLLIFSFSTQLSAQTDTDEQLAAQYFKNGEYEKAEVYYQKLFKRYGDEFFFQYYIDCLLKLENFSEAEKTVEKRIKREANPVLYVQLGYVHKAAGDEKAAEQAYMKAIQELPPFQRQIDALAEAFVDKNELEYVVRTYEKGRKLLNGLYGYHFELANAYNRLGKFDLAVEEYLDALAEDESQITKVRTDLLDIFAADQTGTKQEYFEEAVIARIQRQPQRDIFPELLIWHFEQQKKFRQAFAQAKALDRRNREDGSRVVHFAHICRANEAYDIAIEAYEYVIKKGRDNYYYLSCKKDLVNTLYEKAISGGDYTEQELAELEKTFLSTLEEFGRNGNVAQMMMNLAELYTFYMHDTQKGIDLLYEVIELPGINKEDLANAKIQLADALLFTGEVWETTLLYSQAEKMFKTSDIGRMAKLKNAKLAYYTGQFDWAQAQLNVLKAATSDFIANDALYLAMLIQDNSYMDTTYGALSTFARADLLLYQNKLDSAKMALDSIEEFYPGHSLQDDILFKRAQIAEKEGDYQLAQENYHKVWEQYPTDLLADDAVYRMAQLYETRLNDTSKAMEYYQELLLHYPGSLYTVEARKRYRSLRGDLLN from the coding sequence ATGAAGTTGATAAGAGATAAGGTTGAAAGGTTACGGAAGCTACGAGCTCCCCTCCTGGAAAGGAGGGGGTGGGGGAGGTCGTTCTTTCTGCTACTTCTCATTTTTTCTTTCTCAACCCAACTATCTGCCCAGACCGACACGGACGAACAGTTGGCCGCGCAATACTTCAAGAACGGGGAGTACGAAAAAGCAGAGGTTTATTACCAGAAACTGTTCAAACGCTATGGCGATGAGTTCTTCTTTCAGTATTACATCGACTGTCTGCTGAAGTTGGAGAACTTCTCGGAGGCAGAAAAGACGGTGGAGAAGCGCATCAAACGGGAGGCAAACCCTGTGCTGTACGTTCAGTTGGGCTATGTGCACAAAGCGGCTGGAGATGAAAAAGCGGCAGAACAGGCTTATATGAAAGCTATTCAGGAATTGCCACCTTTTCAACGACAAATTGATGCGTTGGCCGAAGCGTTCGTGGATAAGAACGAGTTGGAATATGTGGTTCGCACGTACGAGAAGGGCCGTAAGTTGCTGAACGGACTTTACGGGTATCATTTCGAGTTGGCGAACGCGTACAACCGTTTAGGAAAATTCGATTTGGCGGTGGAGGAGTATTTGGATGCGCTGGCCGAGGACGAATCGCAGATCACAAAAGTGCGCACCGACCTTTTGGACATTTTTGCGGCTGATCAGACAGGCACCAAGCAAGAGTATTTTGAGGAAGCCGTGATCGCGAGAATTCAGCGGCAGCCGCAACGCGACATTTTTCCCGAGCTGCTTATCTGGCATTTCGAACAGCAGAAGAAGTTCCGACAGGCATTTGCGCAGGCCAAAGCACTGGACAGACGCAATCGCGAGGATGGTTCTCGCGTGGTTCATTTCGCGCACATCTGTCGTGCCAATGAAGCTTATGATATTGCCATTGAAGCGTACGAATACGTCATCAAAAAAGGTCGCGACAACTACTATTACCTCAGCTGCAAGAAAGACCTCGTGAACACACTTTACGAGAAGGCGATCTCGGGTGGTGATTACACAGAACAGGAATTGGCCGAATTGGAAAAGACGTTCCTGAGTACGTTGGAAGAATTCGGTCGCAATGGAAATGTGGCGCAGATGATGATGAATCTGGCGGAGCTCTACACCTTTTACATGCACGATACGCAGAAAGGCATCGATCTGCTGTATGAGGTGATCGAACTTCCTGGAATCAACAAGGAAGACCTTGCCAATGCCAAGATTCAACTGGCGGATGCGCTGCTTTTTACGGGTGAGGTTTGGGAAACCACGCTGCTTTATTCGCAGGCAGAAAAGATGTTCAAGACCAGCGACATCGGCCGTATGGCCAAACTCAAAAATGCCAAGTTGGCGTATTATACGGGCCAGTTCGATTGGGCGCAGGCACAGCTCAATGTGCTAAAAGCTGCTACCAGCGATTTCATTGCCAACGATGCGCTTTATCTCGCCATGCTAATACAGGACAACTCGTACATGGACACGACCTACGGGGCTCTAAGCACATTTGCCCGTGCCGACCTGCTGCTTTATCAGAACAAGCTCGATAGCGCGAAAATGGCGTTGGATAGCATCGAGGAATTCTATCCTGGCCACAGTTTACAAGATGATATTCTATTTAAACGCGCGCAGATAGCCGAGAAGGAAGGCGATTATCAGTTGGCGCAGGAAAACTACCACAAGGTCTGGGAGCAATACCCGACCGATCTGTTGGCAGACGATGCCGTGTACCGCATGGCTCAACTCTATGAAACGCGACTGAATGATACATCCAAGGCAATGGAGTACTATCAGGAACTGCTTCTCCATTATCCGGGAAGCCTTTACACCGTTGAGGCCAGAAAGCGCTACCGAAGTTTGCGTGGCGATTTGCTGAATTGA
- a CDS encoding DUF4286 family protein has product MIIYNVTVNIDHAAHDEWVKWMRDVHIPDVMATGYFLENRFARVLVDDQGGITYSIQYLCKNMDDLEEYQRDHAARLQADHTKKFEGKFVAFRTLLETVETP; this is encoded by the coding sequence ATGATCATCTACAACGTAACCGTAAATATTGACCACGCAGCGCATGACGAATGGGTGAAATGGATGCGCGATGTGCACATTCCTGATGTGATGGCAACAGGTTATTTTCTGGAGAACCGGTTTGCGCGGGTATTGGTGGACGATCAGGGCGGAATCACGTATTCCATTCAATATCTGTGTAAGAACATGGATGATCTGGAAGAATATCAACGAGACCATGCTGCGCGACTTCAGGCCGATCATACCAAGAAATTTGAAGGAAAGTTTGTGGCTTTCAGAACCTTGCTCGAAACGGTAGAAACCCCCTGA